A stretch of the Gossypium hirsutum isolate 1008001.06 chromosome D07, Gossypium_hirsutum_v2.1, whole genome shotgun sequence genome encodes the following:
- the LOC107954606 gene encoding transcription factor MYB30 — translation MGRAPCCEKMGLKKGPWTPEEDQILINYINLYGHGNWRALPKQAGLLRCGKSCRLRWTNYLRPDIKRGNFSREEEDTIINLHEMLGNRWSAIAARLPGRTDNEIKNVWHTHLKKRLKPNHGSIENKRQPKSNVDSSKDIKKEQQEPMNFLSPAVNAADNRPASPPESSSEVSTVTTSENNSNMCMNKIETQEYVSEIDENFWSEVLSADNSSIASDLQVAGSDQQLHSQYLPSSPLPKLETINDYGSNLYDTDTNMDFWYNLFARVGDLSELPEI, via the exons ATGGGGAGAGCTCCATGCTGTGAGAAAATGGGACTGAAGAAAGGTCCTTGGACTCCGGAGGAAGATCAGATTCTCATCAATTACATTAATCTCTACGGCCATGGCAACTGGCGAGCACTCCCAAAACAAGCTG GTTTACTGAGGTGTGGAAAGAGTTGTAGGCTACGCTGGACTAACTATTTGAGGCCAGACATCAAAAGGGGGAATTTCAGCAGGGAAGAAGAGGATACCATAATCAACTTACATGAAATGCTCGGTAATAG ATGGTCGGCTATTGCGGCGAGATTACCGGGACGAACAGACAACGAAATTAAAAATGTATGGCACACCCACTTGAAGAAGAGGCTGAAACCGAACCATGGCTCCATTGAAAACAAGCGACAACCCAAATCCAACGTTGATTCATCCAAGGACATCAAAAAAGAACAACAAGAACCCATGAATTTTCTAAGCCCTGCTGTAAATGCTGCAGATAATAGGCCTGCTTCCCCACCAGAATCCAGCAGCGAGGTTTCCACAGTAACGACAAGCGAAAACAACAGTAACATGTGTATGAACAAGATTGAAACACAAGAATATGTCTCTGAAATCGATGAGAACTTCTGGTCGGAAGTATTGTCGGCCGACAATTCAAGCATAGCTAGCGACTTACAAGTTGCTGGTTCAGACCAGCAACTTCATTCTCAATACTTGCCAAGCTCCCCATTACCGAAGTTGGAAACAATCAATGACTATGGTTCAAATCTATATGATACTGATACTAACATGGATTTCTGGTACAATCTTTTCGCAAGAGTGGGGGATTTATCAGAATTGCCAGAAATTTGA